A genome region from Schlesneria paludicola DSM 18645 includes the following:
- a CDS encoding PPC domain-containing protein, which translates to MRSFALLIAALVLAGQAFAAAPTLTHLFPAGGQRGTKVTVTCTGTFTWPPKIWAPGVDATALADSGKIDVTIPADLAADRVWIRLYDAEGASVAVPFLIGSLKEVDEVEPNEKPRAAQVIGETNVTVNGAFKDADVDCYSVQLSASQTLVAALDANTRIGSPMDSILQIVAPDGIVLAENHDDLNLDPRLAFTAPKAGTYIVRIFAFPATPNTTIRFNGGAGHLYRLTLTTGPYATHALPLSAPLSNPGTVSVAGWNIPTGTQLSIVPFGGNRLSQDQELEVLDDFRRSSEIRLGFASTPDFSIATRVRLVPSTVTMQLDAADPKRPVIAPLSSSITGCLKVAKQTDHYRIPVTKGQQLIVSAESRTLEIPLDLVMTLSDPTGKAVADVDDVAGSRDVSVVHTAALDGEYQLTIGDRFRQGGDRCWYLLTVRGEQPDFELSVSTDQIVVAPDKPTEIPVKILRRETAPTATGAIEVKVTGLPEGVTAAAVVSEPSSPTAAEVKLSFTTTGMPFSGPIQIVGKTALPQEMERFARTPARLGYAFESFWITATAAPAEKPK; encoded by the coding sequence ATGCGATCGTTTGCCTTGCTGATCGCGGCTTTGGTTCTTGCGGGACAGGCTTTTGCGGCGGCGCCGACGCTCACGCATCTGTTCCCGGCGGGTGGACAGCGCGGCACGAAAGTCACCGTGACCTGTACCGGCACATTCACCTGGCCTCCCAAGATCTGGGCGCCGGGTGTCGATGCCACGGCGCTGGCCGATTCGGGAAAGATTGACGTGACCATTCCCGCTGACCTCGCGGCCGATCGAGTGTGGATTCGGCTGTACGATGCCGAAGGCGCTTCGGTGGCGGTGCCGTTTTTGATCGGCAGCCTGAAGGAAGTCGATGAGGTTGAACCGAACGAAAAACCGCGTGCGGCCCAAGTCATCGGTGAAACCAACGTCACGGTGAACGGGGCCTTCAAAGACGCCGATGTCGACTGCTATTCCGTGCAATTGTCCGCGTCACAGACACTCGTCGCGGCACTCGATGCCAATACGCGAATTGGATCGCCGATGGATTCAATTCTGCAAATCGTGGCTCCCGACGGAATCGTACTGGCCGAGAATCATGACGATCTCAACCTTGATCCGCGGTTGGCGTTTACTGCCCCGAAAGCGGGAACGTACATCGTTCGGATCTTCGCGTTTCCCGCGACTCCCAACACGACGATCCGCTTCAACGGAGGGGCGGGACATCTCTACCGGTTGACGTTGACCACCGGCCCCTACGCGACGCACGCCCTGCCCTTGTCCGCTCCGCTGTCCAATCCGGGGACGGTCTCGGTGGCGGGCTGGAATATCCCGACGGGCACACAACTCAGCATCGTTCCCTTTGGGGGAAATCGTCTGAGCCAGGATCAGGAACTGGAAGTTCTGGATGACTTCCGAAGGTCGTCGGAAATTCGCCTCGGCTTTGCGTCGACGCCCGATTTCTCCATCGCGACTCGCGTTCGTCTGGTGCCGAGTACGGTGACGATGCAACTCGACGCGGCCGATCCCAAACGACCTGTCATCGCTCCACTGTCCTCCTCGATCACTGGTTGTTTGAAAGTTGCGAAACAAACCGATCACTATCGAATCCCCGTGACCAAGGGGCAGCAATTGATTGTGTCTGCGGAATCACGAACGCTCGAGATTCCCCTAGATCTTGTCATGACATTGTCTGATCCAACGGGGAAGGCTGTGGCCGATGTCGACGACGTGGCCGGATCGCGCGACGTCTCGGTCGTGCATACCGCCGCACTCGATGGTGAATACCAACTGACGATCGGTGACCGCTTTCGCCAAGGTGGCGATCGTTGCTGGTACCTGTTGACCGTGCGCGGTGAACAACCTGACTTCGAACTGTCGGTCAGTACCGATCAAATCGTGGTCGCGCCGGATAAGCCGACCGAAATCCCTGTCAAGATTCTTCGCCGCGAGACCGCCCCCACCGCGACGGGCGCGATTGAAGTGAAAGTGACGGGGTTGCCGGAGGGTGTCACCGCTGCCGCTGTCGTCTCTGAACCAAGCTCGCCAACGGCCGCCGAAGTGAAATTGTCCTTCACAACGACGGGTATGCCATTTTCCGGGCCGATCCAAATTGTCGGCAAGACGGCACTGCCGCAAGAAATGGAACGGTTTGCGCGAACACCGGCTCGCCTGGGCTATGCTTTCGAATCATTCTGGATCACCGCCACGGCGGCCCCGGCGGAAAAACCGAAATAG
- a CDS encoding DUF1501 domain-containing protein: protein MTVYQNCDGFGRRDCLKLGLGALLGGGFVNSLRARGHAQDGSARKTSCILVWLDGGPSHFETFDPKPDAPAEIRGDCQPISTKTPGLYFSENMTKLAAISDKLTIVRSIRHDQNNHGAGNHYMMTGAPTRIPVSCGAYVSFHPSMGSVVSFERGAKDGLPPYFSIPDMARSGGPNFLGARHAPFVVSDDPNNKAFIVRDVTVPKELDEGRELGRRNMRLKLDQFQRFHDRAAGDPVAGADENYQQAVSLMTSPAAQRAFEIHREPDAVRDAYGRNTFGQQALLARRLVEAGVPFVTLHSGGWDHHSDIFNAFKKKGKNTDAVVARLIEDLDERGLLDTTLVIVMGEFGRTPKLSTLPGQTTVGRDHWSSAISVLFAGCGTPRGQVVGATDRHGYSAVEKVYAPENLVSSVYLKLGINPDKILYTGAGRPTHLVSDSRPIAEIM, encoded by the coding sequence ATGACCGTATATCAAAACTGTGATGGATTTGGACGGCGCGATTGCCTGAAGCTCGGCCTGGGGGCACTGCTTGGCGGCGGATTCGTTAATTCGTTGCGGGCACGGGGGCACGCTCAGGATGGTTCCGCGCGAAAGACCAGTTGCATCCTGGTCTGGCTCGACGGCGGACCCAGCCATTTTGAAACGTTCGATCCGAAACCTGACGCACCTGCGGAAATTCGGGGTGATTGCCAGCCGATCAGTACCAAAACGCCGGGTTTGTACTTCTCCGAAAATATGACGAAGTTGGCTGCGATCAGCGACAAGCTGACGATCGTGCGGTCGATTCGTCATGATCAAAACAACCATGGTGCCGGCAATCACTACATGATGACGGGCGCACCGACGCGAATCCCCGTCAGCTGCGGTGCCTATGTCAGTTTTCATCCCAGTATGGGTTCGGTGGTCTCGTTTGAACGCGGTGCGAAAGACGGTCTGCCACCCTACTTCTCGATTCCCGATATGGCACGTTCGGGAGGCCCCAACTTCCTCGGTGCACGCCATGCCCCGTTCGTTGTCAGCGATGATCCGAACAACAAGGCGTTCATCGTCCGTGACGTGACGGTTCCCAAAGAACTGGACGAAGGTCGAGAGCTCGGTCGCCGCAACATGCGGTTGAAGTTGGATCAATTCCAGCGATTCCACGACCGAGCGGCCGGCGATCCTGTTGCAGGGGCAGATGAAAACTATCAGCAAGCCGTGTCGTTGATGACCTCTCCGGCCGCGCAGCGTGCGTTTGAGATCCACCGCGAACCCGACGCCGTTCGCGATGCGTATGGCCGCAATACGTTTGGTCAACAAGCACTGCTGGCGCGACGCCTGGTCGAAGCCGGTGTGCCGTTTGTGACTTTGCATAGCGGTGGCTGGGATCACCATTCGGACATCTTCAATGCGTTCAAGAAAAAGGGAAAGAACACCGATGCGGTCGTCGCTCGTCTGATCGAAGACCTCGACGAACGTGGCCTGCTCGATACGACGCTGGTCATCGTCATGGGTGAGTTCGGACGCACGCCGAAGCTCTCGACGCTGCCCGGCCAAACAACCGTCGGCCGCGATCACTGGTCGAGCGCGATCTCGGTCCTGTTCGCTGGCTGCGGGACACCTCGCGGACAGGTCGTCGGTGCCACCGATCGACACGGCTATTCGGCCGTGGAAAAGGTCTATGCCCCCGAAAATCTGGTCTCGAGCGTCTACCTGAAGCTCGGCATCAACCCCGACAAGATTCTGTACACCGGCGCTGGTCGCCCCACCCACCTGGTGAGTGACTCGCGCCCCATCGCAGAAATCATGTAA
- a CDS encoding DUF1549 and DUF1553 domain-containing protein: MSFARTSYVIRSLVIVGCLSAVPAIVRAAEKSTEAVTFESDVQPLLTRLGCNAGPCHGKSRGQNGFALSLLGFDSDFDYAALVREARGRRVFAAAPEESLLLRKAVGQLPHGGGKRFEIGSPPYEQIRAWIHDGAPRTPADAPKLVRVIAEPASQSLAPQQQFPLRVIAEYSDGHRRDVTDGAAFQSNDRTIAAIAPAGDGIVQAGPVPGEAAIMARYMNHIAVCTVTIPLPGNVPDADYQQLPRLSAIDDLVWQKLKLLGMTPSPPANDATFHRRAFVRAIGRLPTPDETRAYLADQSPNKREALVDGLLDRPEYADFWANKWADLLRPNPYRAGIKSVWNLDAWLRDAFRKNMPYDQFVRELLTAQGSTWKNGATVIFRDRPEPIEIGASVSQLFLGVRLECAKCHHHPFEVWSQDDFFGFASFFSRIGHKGEGLSPPISGGEEMIFTKSSGQLLHGHTGQPVAPKTLTGVPLTFGPDEDPREALVAWMTDSSNHYFPRVMANRVWAEIMGQGLVDPVDDIRATNPATNEILLDHLANEFRQNGYDIKKLIRSIMTTHVFRLSSVPNDRNISDVKNFSRYYRRRMRAEILLDAVNDVLESEEEFAATPPGSRAMQMWTFRSTSLFLDTFGRPDLNQDPPCERSTETTTPQALHLMNSPLLNKKIVLDTSRPAKLAASDWTNEAIVDEAYLWAYSRLPRDEERRAAVEYLPAAAAERRKAVEDLFWALLNTPEFSFVD, from the coding sequence ATGTCCTTCGCCCGAACGTCATACGTCATCCGAAGTCTCGTGATTGTCGGATGTTTGTCTGCCGTGCCCGCAATCGTTCGGGCTGCAGAGAAATCGACCGAAGCAGTGACGTTTGAATCCGACGTGCAGCCGCTGCTGACGCGACTGGGGTGCAATGCGGGGCCTTGTCACGGTAAATCCCGTGGCCAGAACGGGTTTGCGCTTTCGCTGCTAGGATTTGATTCGGATTTTGACTATGCGGCGCTCGTTCGAGAAGCCCGCGGACGTCGTGTGTTCGCCGCTGCACCGGAAGAGAGCTTGCTTCTGCGTAAGGCTGTCGGCCAGCTTCCCCACGGGGGTGGAAAGCGGTTTGAGATTGGCAGCCCGCCCTACGAACAGATTCGAGCGTGGATTCATGACGGAGCCCCGCGCACTCCGGCGGACGCTCCGAAATTGGTTCGAGTCATCGCCGAGCCCGCCAGTCAGAGTCTGGCGCCACAGCAGCAGTTCCCGCTGCGAGTGATCGCGGAATATTCCGATGGACATCGCCGCGATGTGACGGATGGAGCGGCCTTTCAATCGAATGACCGCACGATCGCCGCGATTGCCCCAGCGGGTGATGGGATCGTGCAAGCCGGTCCAGTTCCCGGTGAAGCTGCGATCATGGCCCGCTACATGAACCATATTGCCGTCTGCACGGTGACGATCCCTCTGCCTGGAAACGTTCCCGATGCCGACTACCAACAATTACCGCGTCTCAGTGCGATCGACGATCTGGTCTGGCAAAAGCTGAAACTTCTGGGAATGACCCCGTCGCCCCCAGCAAACGATGCGACGTTCCATCGTCGGGCTTTCGTGCGAGCCATCGGACGATTGCCGACGCCCGACGAAACGCGGGCCTATCTGGCGGACCAATCGCCCAATAAGCGTGAGGCACTCGTTGACGGACTGCTCGACCGACCCGAGTATGCCGATTTCTGGGCGAACAAATGGGCCGATCTGCTTCGTCCCAATCCTTACCGCGCAGGGATCAAATCGGTCTGGAATCTCGACGCGTGGCTGCGGGATGCATTCCGCAAGAACATGCCATACGATCAGTTCGTTCGCGAACTTTTGACCGCTCAGGGAAGTACCTGGAAGAACGGCGCGACGGTGATCTTCCGCGATCGGCCGGAACCTATCGAAATCGGCGCGTCCGTCAGCCAATTGTTCCTGGGAGTTCGACTGGAATGCGCCAAATGTCATCATCACCCGTTTGAAGTCTGGAGCCAGGACGACTTCTTCGGATTTGCCTCATTCTTTTCGCGCATCGGCCATAAGGGCGAAGGTCTGTCGCCACCCATCTCGGGCGGGGAAGAGATGATCTTCACCAAAAGCTCCGGACAGCTGCTTCACGGTCATACCGGTCAGCCGGTGGCTCCGAAAACATTGACAGGAGTTCCACTGACATTCGGCCCCGATGAAGACCCGCGCGAAGCACTCGTCGCCTGGATGACCGACTCGTCAAACCACTACTTCCCGCGTGTCATGGCGAATCGCGTCTGGGCGGAAATCATGGGACAGGGTCTGGTTGATCCCGTCGACGATATCCGCGCGACTAACCCCGCCACGAACGAAATTCTGCTCGATCATCTGGCGAACGAATTCCGTCAGAATGGTTACGACATCAAGAAGTTGATCCGTTCGATCATGACGACGCATGTGTTCCGACTCAGCTCGGTCCCGAACGATCGCAATATTTCCGACGTGAAAAACTTCTCGCGTTACTACCGTCGGCGAATGCGCGCCGAAATTCTGTTGGACGCGGTGAACGACGTGCTGGAATCGGAAGAAGAATTCGCCGCGACGCCGCCGGGTTCGCGTGCGATGCAGATGTGGACGTTCCGTTCAACATCGCTGTTCCTCGACACGTTCGGTCGGCCTGACTTGAACCAGGACCCACCCTGTGAGCGTTCCACTGAAACGACGACGCCGCAGGCCCTGCACTTGATGAACTCGCCACTGCTCAACAAGAAAATTGTGCTTGATACCTCGCGTCCGGCCAAGCTGGCGGCCAGCGATTGGACGAATGAGGCGATTGTGGACGAAGCCTACTTGTGGGCCTACAGCCGACTTCCTCGTGACGAGGAACGTCGAGCGGCCGTGGAATACTTGCCCGCGGCGGCGGCCGAACGACGCAAAGCGGTTGAAGATCTGTTCTGGGCGCTGCTCAATACGCCCGAGTTCTCATTCGTGGACTGA
- a CDS encoding amidohydrolase/deacetylase family metallohydrolase, with protein MFDLLIRGGHLIDPAQNLNEPRNIAVNGRRVAAVLDPSTPAAPARETIDVAGKLVVPGLIDFHVHVFPGVSHFGIETDPTCLSRGVTTVLDFGTAGGLIFGGFRRYVIDEVQTRVLALLHIAGQGLIGSVGDPPLLGELHDLRYCDLDTVKRVVEEHGDVIKGIKIRCTANLAEGGRNEAEGLARARRAADMVGLPLVVHSPDSSLSIHHVLDQLRPGDVLTHCFHGKRCGLVDSERKLIPDIRKHLDDKVLLDVGHGFSSFNFQVARNLLQQNVIPDFISSDIHHYNLDGPVFDLVTTMDKFLHLGMDLVEVIRRTTQLPARFLGREDDLGTLRVGAVADITVLDRMSGSFPLMDAEGNTEIGTEHLEPTHVFRAGCPLRVLPHPVFCPSN; from the coding sequence ATGTTTGACCTGTTGATTCGCGGTGGCCACCTGATTGATCCCGCGCAGAACCTGAATGAACCACGGAATATTGCAGTCAATGGTCGCCGTGTCGCGGCCGTCCTCGATCCATCAACGCCCGCTGCACCCGCGCGAGAAACGATCGATGTCGCGGGGAAACTGGTCGTCCCCGGCCTGATCGACTTCCACGTGCATGTTTTTCCCGGCGTCAGCCATTTCGGAATCGAGACTGATCCGACATGCCTCTCTCGCGGCGTGACGACGGTGCTCGACTTTGGTACCGCGGGCGGACTGATTTTCGGGGGCTTCAGGCGGTATGTGATTGATGAGGTCCAAACGCGGGTGCTTGCGCTCCTGCATATCGCCGGTCAAGGTCTGATCGGAAGCGTCGGCGATCCACCGCTTCTCGGTGAACTGCATGACCTGCGATATTGCGATCTCGATACCGTGAAACGTGTGGTCGAAGAACATGGTGATGTGATCAAGGGGATCAAGATTCGCTGTACGGCGAATCTGGCAGAGGGGGGACGTAACGAAGCAGAGGGACTGGCCCGCGCCCGCAGAGCGGCCGACATGGTCGGACTACCGCTGGTGGTGCACAGCCCCGACTCGTCGCTGTCCATTCACCATGTACTGGATCAATTGAGACCGGGCGACGTCTTGACGCATTGCTTTCATGGAAAGCGTTGTGGACTGGTCGACTCTGAACGCAAATTGATTCCCGACATTCGCAAACATCTGGATGACAAAGTGCTGCTGGACGTCGGACATGGGTTCTCGAGCTTCAACTTCCAGGTGGCTCGCAACCTGCTCCAGCAGAACGTGATCCCCGATTTCATCTCCAGCGACATCCATCATTACAATTTGGACGGCCCGGTCTTCGATCTTGTCACGACGATGGACAAGTTTTTGCACTTGGGAATGGACCTGGTCGAGGTCATCCGCCGCACAACGCAGTTGCCAGCCCGGTTTCTGGGTCGCGAAGACGATCTGGGAACCCTGCGTGTCGGTGCCGTGGCAGATATTACGGTTTTGGACCGGATGAGCGGATCGTTTCCGCTGATGGACGCCGAAGGGAACACAGAAATTGGGACTGAGCACCTGGAGCCGACGCACGTCTTCCGCGCTGGCTGTCCGCTTCGCGTGTTACCGCATCCGGTTTTCTGTCCTTCCAACTGA
- a CDS encoding BON domain-containing protein, translated as MRQIALYAALISISAGFPVSAIAQFGGGGTGNQSGFGGSGGTGGFGGTGGLGGIGSGGLGGTSGRGGAGGGLGGGLGGTTNGLGGAGGFGQTGTQGAMNGQQQGQNFLGRNTNTNQFLGRNIQGQGQGLQGNQNNGNRRAGGNGNRNNNNPNNQGNQMNGGQNGGGQASQLPPVRPRQMVGFTYSKPQLAAVSTKLEVRLRKMSSLTDVNMTVEPTGELVLRGQAASRHDAKLAEDMARMEPGVNVVRNEMTYPDPKPEPVD; from the coding sequence ATGCGACAAATTGCTCTCTATGCCGCTCTGATCTCGATCAGTGCCGGGTTCCCGGTTTCTGCGATCGCCCAGTTTGGCGGGGGGGGTACTGGCAACCAAAGCGGATTTGGCGGTTCCGGTGGCACAGGTGGTTTTGGGGGAACTGGTGGACTGGGTGGCATCGGTTCGGGCGGGCTTGGCGGCACGTCCGGTCGTGGAGGTGCCGGGGGCGGACTTGGTGGTGGACTTGGTGGCACCACCAACGGTCTCGGTGGGGCCGGCGGATTCGGTCAGACCGGTACCCAGGGTGCAATGAACGGTCAGCAACAGGGCCAGAATTTCCTCGGCCGAAATACCAATACAAATCAGTTTTTGGGTCGCAATATCCAGGGCCAGGGCCAAGGATTGCAGGGAAACCAGAACAACGGCAATCGTCGCGCTGGCGGCAATGGCAATCGAAATAACAACAATCCGAACAATCAGGGAAACCAGATGAACGGCGGCCAGAATGGCGGTGGCCAGGCGTCGCAGTTGCCTCCGGTTCGTCCTCGACAAATGGTTGGATTTACGTACTCTAAGCCACAGTTGGCTGCGGTTTCGACCAAGCTGGAAGTCCGACTTCGAAAGATGTCGTCGCTCACGGACGTTAATATGACGGTCGAACCCACGGGCGAATTGGTGCTGCGTGGACAAGCTGCCTCTCGGCATGACGCAAAGCTGGCGGAGGATATGGCTCGTATGGAGCCGGGTGTGAACGTCGTTCGCAATGAGATGACGTATCCCGACCCCAAACCAGAACCGGTCGACTGA
- a CDS encoding lipase/acyltransferase domain-containing protein: protein MPGRARQLGFVFALLACALTTFGCLSTPQLQNYGNPVVLPADYSSLPSDAVPTPVASSQPAFGPDLDGNSTLLTGSTTIINTSPVSDPNAVTSTARSSSNVPDLTHIYRRTAQSDDRDRNPVIVIPGVLGSRLVDQRSGQVVWGQFGGDSIDPHTPWGARMIALPMSQGQPLSALTDAVKAVGTLDALDVRLLGIPFQINAYRDLLNALGIGGYRDAQTNLANIDYGNQSYNSFQFAYDWRRDNVENARRLHQFILDKKAYVESERRKRYGDDFEPVRFDIVAHSMGGLIARYYLQYGDADLSADQSAAPLTWAGAEHVARLIMIGTPNAGSVDTIANLIQGETLSRFLPRYEAAILGTMPALYQLLPRSRQNPVVAEGDRRGVDIMDPRVWGQFRWGLLDPRQQHIVRELLPEVSDPQERQQIVYDHLSKCLARARAFHAAMDAPAKPPEGTTIHLIAGDAHPTITQYRVDNRGTLTMTAMQPGDGKVSRPSALMDERYSTGTKWTPRLVTPIKWTSVNFLFADHLGLTSDPGFTDNVLFLLLESPR, encoded by the coding sequence ATGCCAGGGAGGGCACGACAGTTAGGGTTTGTCTTTGCGCTGCTCGCGTGCGCGCTGACAACCTTTGGCTGCCTGTCCACTCCCCAACTGCAGAACTACGGAAACCCGGTTGTTCTGCCAGCGGACTATTCCTCACTTCCGTCCGACGCTGTCCCGACTCCCGTCGCTTCGTCACAGCCGGCGTTCGGACCTGATTTGGACGGAAATTCGACGCTGCTGACCGGTTCAACGACGATCATCAACACGAGCCCGGTCTCCGATCCCAATGCCGTCACGAGCACTGCCCGCAGTTCGTCGAACGTTCCGGACCTGACTCATATTTACCGCCGGACCGCGCAATCCGACGACCGCGATCGAAACCCGGTCATCGTCATTCCAGGAGTTTTGGGCTCACGCCTGGTTGACCAGCGATCGGGACAAGTGGTCTGGGGTCAATTCGGAGGAGACAGCATCGATCCGCACACTCCCTGGGGTGCCCGCATGATCGCACTCCCGATGAGTCAGGGGCAGCCGTTGAGCGCCCTGACGGATGCCGTCAAAGCGGTGGGAACCTTGGATGCGCTTGACGTTCGCCTGTTGGGAATTCCGTTTCAGATCAATGCCTACCGCGATCTGCTGAATGCGCTGGGAATCGGCGGCTATCGCGACGCCCAGACCAATCTGGCCAACATCGACTACGGCAACCAAAGTTACAATTCCTTTCAGTTCGCCTACGACTGGCGTCGTGACAATGTGGAAAACGCACGTCGGTTACATCAGTTCATTCTCGACAAGAAGGCTTACGTCGAATCGGAACGCCGCAAACGCTATGGTGACGACTTCGAACCGGTTCGGTTTGATATCGTCGCGCATTCCATGGGGGGCCTGATCGCTCGCTATTACCTTCAATATGGCGACGCCGACCTGTCAGCGGATCAATCCGCCGCCCCCTTGACCTGGGCCGGTGCGGAACATGTCGCCCGACTGATCATGATCGGCACCCCGAATGCAGGATCGGTCGATACCATCGCCAATCTGATCCAGGGCGAAACGCTGTCTCGATTCCTACCCCGCTACGAGGCGGCGATTCTGGGAACGATGCCCGCTCTGTACCAGTTGCTTCCCCGCAGTCGGCAGAACCCGGTCGTCGCCGAGGGGGACCGGCGAGGAGTCGATATCATGGACCCGCGCGTCTGGGGCCAGTTTCGCTGGGGGTTACTTGATCCCCGGCAACAACACATCGTCCGAGAACTGCTGCCGGAAGTGTCCGATCCTCAAGAGCGTCAGCAGATCGTGTACGACCATTTGAGCAAATGCCTCGCTCGCGCCCGTGCCTTTCACGCAGCGATGGACGCCCCTGCCAAGCCACCAGAGGGGACCACCATTCACCTGATCGCCGGCGACGCGCATCCCACGATCACGCAGTACCGCGTGGACAATCGTGGCACGTTGACGATGACGGCCATGCAACCCGGTGACGGCAAAGTGAGTCGCCCGAGTGCCCTGATGGACGAACGCTATTCCACCGGTACAAAATGGACACCGCGACTGGTCACACCGATCAAATGGACCAGTGTGAACTTTCTGTTCGCCGACCACCTGGGGCTGACGAGCGATCCCGGGTTCACCGACAACGTGCTCTTCCTGCTGCTAGAGTCACCGCGGTAG
- the nadA gene encoding quinolinate synthase NadA encodes MELPVINSSAPVEVYEDPLEVMDEIDYLKKERDASILAHFYVDGDLQDIADFTGDSLKLARDATRVKSSTIVFCGVHFMGESAKILSPEKRVLMPDLLAGCSLAESCPADKLAAFQADLRAQGHDFQTVAYINTTAAVKSLCDWIVTSGNAREIIDRVPADKEILFVPDQHLGRYLSNVTGRPMILWPGSCMVHEVFSVQDLLRAKRNNPGSIVLAHPECPANILEVADMIGGTEKMRKYVSSLSEPKTFLVATEANMIHPLKKLAPQHEYIPVPGIMTSTGETCACNRCPHMARNTLQKVRDCLKFQRPEIEWQPYFSQAQEVLRRSLLD; translated from the coding sequence ATGGAACTCCCCGTCATCAACTCATCTGCTCCCGTCGAAGTCTATGAAGATCCCTTGGAAGTCATGGACGAGATCGATTACCTGAAGAAAGAACGCGACGCGTCGATTCTGGCCCACTTTTACGTCGACGGAGATTTGCAGGACATTGCCGATTTTACGGGCGATAGCCTGAAGCTGGCTCGCGACGCGACACGCGTCAAAAGCTCGACGATCGTCTTTTGCGGCGTCCACTTCATGGGTGAATCTGCCAAGATTCTCAGCCCCGAAAAACGCGTGTTGATGCCCGACCTGCTGGCGGGGTGTTCACTGGCAGAGAGTTGCCCGGCAGACAAGCTGGCGGCGTTCCAGGCCGATCTACGGGCCCAGGGTCACGATTTCCAGACAGTCGCTTACATTAATACGACCGCCGCCGTGAAATCGCTGTGTGACTGGATTGTGACGAGCGGCAATGCACGCGAGATCATCGATCGTGTTCCCGCCGACAAAGAAATCCTGTTCGTCCCCGATCAACATCTGGGACGCTATCTGAGCAACGTCACGGGCCGCCCGATGATTCTGTGGCCGGGTTCCTGCATGGTGCACGAAGTGTTCAGCGTGCAGGATCTGCTGCGCGCCAAACGGAATAACCCCGGCTCGATCGTGCTGGCGCATCCCGAATGTCCCGCCAATATTCTGGAAGTGGCTGACATGATCGGCGGCACTGAAAAAATGCGGAAGTACGTCTCGTCGCTCTCCGAGCCCAAGACGTTCCTGGTCGCTACCGAAGCCAACATGATCCACCCCCTGAAGAAGCTGGCACCGCAGCATGAGTACATTCCAGTCCCTGGGATCATGACCTCAACCGGCGAAACCTGTGCCTGCAATCGCTGTCCGCACATGGCCCGAAATACACTGCAGAAGGTGCGAGACTGTTTGAAGTTTCAGCGTCCGGAAATTGAGTGGCAGCCGTATTTCTCGCAGGCTCAGGAAGTGCTGCGACGCAGTCTGCTGGATTGA